A genomic region of Nostoc sp. UHCC 0702 contains the following coding sequences:
- a CDS encoding bifunctional metallophosphatase/5'-nucleotidase, protein MSTERFKKFTILHSNDMHGDFLAEATGTAENYVIGGMSLLSGYINQVRQEEKNVLFVISGDMLQGSMIDTEYRGVSTIEIMNYLAPDVVTLGNHELDYGLPHLLFLEKMANFPIVNANLYIKKYNKRLMNPYLILNVDGFDIMFIGVVTEEALRTLKRDTSIGTFVSLEDAATEVGKICNAYKNEDIDLTIILTHIGFEQDKKLAQMLNPEWGVDMIIGGHSHTFLEQPAEVNNILIAQAGVGTDQIGRFDIVVDDDTNSIVEWKWQLLPVDNNLAQPDPNIENLINSFKEQVDRKYNRIVGRLARQLTHPSRQQETELGNLIADILAEQDKLDVVFVASGAIRGAELGPLVTLSDLKKVFPYDDTLYKFIVTGSHLAQIFTHIMRPENRIQGVGEYFQLNKSVKAIYDDAQKRLESLSINGQLIQEDQKYTICMDGYRYQNSIPNLGITHEELGNSKVISTSCQDVIEEYFSHHQNLNSYVEGRLIYK, encoded by the coding sequence ATGTCTACTGAGCGATTTAAAAAGTTTACGATATTACACTCCAATGATATGCATGGAGACTTTCTAGCAGAGGCGACGGGGACAGCAGAAAATTACGTTATTGGTGGAATGTCGCTGCTTTCTGGATATATCAATCAGGTACGCCAAGAAGAGAAAAACGTGCTTTTCGTCATTTCAGGTGATATGCTCCAAGGCTCTATGATTGATACCGAATATAGAGGTGTTTCTACCATAGAAATTATGAATTATCTTGCACCCGATGTCGTGACTTTGGGCAACCATGAATTAGATTATGGTTTACCTCACTTGCTTTTCTTGGAAAAAATGGCGAATTTTCCTATCGTCAATGCCAATTTATATATTAAAAAGTATAACAAACGCTTGATGAATCCTTATCTGATCCTGAATGTAGATGGATTCGATATCATGTTCATCGGGGTTGTAACTGAAGAAGCTCTGAGGACATTAAAACGTGATACTAGTATTGGCACTTTTGTGAGTCTTGAAGATGCTGCAACAGAAGTAGGTAAGATTTGTAATGCCTACAAAAATGAGGACATTGACCTCACAATTATTCTGACACACATCGGTTTTGAACAGGATAAAAAATTAGCCCAAATGCTCAACCCAGAATGGGGCGTAGATATGATAATTGGAGGACATTCCCATACATTTTTAGAACAGCCTGCGGAAGTCAATAATATTTTAATTGCTCAAGCTGGAGTCGGCACAGACCAGATTGGCAGATTCGATATTGTAGTAGATGACGATACTAACAGCATTGTTGAATGGAAGTGGCAACTCCTACCTGTAGATAACAATTTGGCACAACCAGATCCTAATATCGAAAATTTGATTAATTCTTTTAAAGAACAAGTAGACCGCAAGTATAATAGAATTGTTGGACGATTAGCACGTCAACTAACCCATCCTAGCCGTCAACAAGAAACTGAATTGGGTAACTTAATCGCTGATATTTTAGCTGAACAAGATAAGTTGGATGTAGTTTTTGTAGCAAGTGGTGCAATTCGCGGAGCAGAATTAGGCCCTCTAGTGACGTTGAGTGATCTGAAAAAGGTTTTTCCTTACGACGATACACTTTATAAATTCATAGTTACTGGCTCACATCTGGCCCAAATATTTACTCATATTATGAGACCGGAAAACAGAATACAAGGTGTAGGTGAATATTTCCAGTTAAATAAAAGTGTGAAAGCAATTTATGATGATGCTCAAAAGAGGCTTGAATCGTTAAGTATTAATGGGCAACTAATACAAGAAGACCAGAAATATACCATTTGCATGGATGGCTATCGTTATCAAAATTCCATACCTAATTTAGGTATAACACATGAAGAATTAGGCAATTCCAAAGTAATCTCCACATCCTGTCAGGATGTTATAGAAGAATACTTTAGCCATCATCAAAATCTTAACAGCTATGTTGAAGGAAGATTGATATACAAATAG
- a CDS encoding GerMN domain-containing protein, translating to MSNIMNINNRYLLPLITVAIAASLSSCSSNPISGNIYSQTTAPALIPNTSSPTPTQTPSMAQLRAKSTNVQPSAPSTTSKTVNVTLYTSDVQCQKLIPQKVSVAAEKPVTGAVGKIIEERDTGDVSLSGYRVNVKNGIATVDLRLSSQSKRQLASLSSCEQFALFGSLRKTLTSNTQWNIKEVRFTERGEEIVL from the coding sequence ATGAGCAATATTATGAATATAAACAACAGATATCTTCTACCATTGATCACAGTGGCGATCGCAGCCAGCCTCAGCAGTTGTAGTTCTAACCCTATCTCTGGCAATATCTACAGCCAAACGACAGCACCAGCACTTATACCAAATACATCATCCCCAACCCCAACCCAAACGCCTAGTATGGCTCAACTGAGAGCTAAATCTACCAACGTTCAGCCTTCAGCGCCTTCTACAACTTCTAAAACTGTCAACGTCACCCTATACACAAGTGATGTTCAATGTCAAAAACTGATTCCTCAAAAAGTTTCAGTAGCAGCAGAGAAACCTGTAACAGGCGCAGTGGGCAAAATCATAGAAGAACGAGATACAGGCGATGTGAGTTTGTCTGGTTATCGTGTCAATGTCAAAAATGGCATAGCCACAGTTGATTTGCGACTATCTTCTCAGTCGAAGCGGCAATTAGCTTCTCTTTCGAGTTGTGAACAGTTTGCTTTGTTTGGCAGCCTCCGCAAAACTTTAACAAGTAACACCCAATGGAATATTAAAGAAGTTCGCTTCACCGAACGAGGTGAAGAAATTGTGCTTTAA
- a CDS encoding MBL fold metallo-hydrolase: protein MRDNLSASSRVEGGEASNELECLPYSVQHNDEGLCLLVRMGPHRILLDCGIGDSSLLLGTLTQAASLGNSPLPADLVLISHAHPDHARGLLALHQAFPQLPIYASEVTSKLLPLNWREQDAKEIPQFCHALPLRSPVELQAGLVVELFPAGHLPGAVAILLTYTNEQRSYKLLFTGDFFLSNSRLVEGLRLEELRGLDLNVLIIEGTYGTSRHPHRRNQENQLAERINRAIADHCSVLLPTPALGLGQELLMLLRSHHHFTGRDLDIWVDGAVATGCDAYLELLPHLPASVQNFARHQPLFWDERVRPRVRRLQSEHRATVGKSPCIVLTDSTSDLKQYCQPDTGPWLILLPEKIDIKVNKKYFTPTTIESYLLAQHSDGPGTTQLIHNLRPQHVVFVHGSPAYLADLTSLEELQNRYHVHSPAAGTLVELLIGDTFLQPAAPETNYEGELTELGTVITITLPDAITADSRWRQFADTGLIEARWQGEELVLRGLSQRELLNQNGDRYTLSDVDCCGNCRHQRGQRCWNPASPLYNFKVTLEGYCPAFERSLNNE, encoded by the coding sequence ATGAGGGATAATCTGTCGGCATCCTCTCGCGTTGAAGGTGGGGAAGCATCTAATGAATTAGAATGTTTGCCCTATAGTGTGCAACATAACGATGAGGGTTTGTGTTTATTAGTGCGGATGGGGCCACACCGTATTCTATTAGACTGTGGCATAGGCGACAGTTCATTACTGCTGGGCACGCTGACTCAGGCGGCTAGCCTTGGTAATTCACCCTTACCAGCAGATTTAGTTTTGATCAGTCATGCCCACCCAGATCACGCGAGAGGTTTGCTGGCACTACATCAGGCTTTCCCTCAACTACCTATTTATGCCAGTGAGGTAACTAGTAAGTTACTACCGCTGAATTGGCGAGAACAAGATGCTAAAGAAATTCCGCAATTTTGCCATGCCTTGCCGCTGCGATCGCCTGTAGAATTGCAAGCAGGTTTAGTAGTAGAATTATTTCCTGCAGGACATTTACCAGGGGCAGTAGCAATTCTGCTCACCTACACCAACGAACAGCGCTCCTACAAGCTATTATTCACAGGAGACTTTTTCTTATCGAACTCGCGGCTAGTAGAAGGTTTACGTTTAGAAGAATTGCGGGGATTAGATTTAAACGTGCTGATTATTGAAGGCACTTATGGTACATCCCGTCATCCCCACCGCCGCAATCAAGAAAATCAACTAGCTGAACGGATTAATCGCGCCATCGCCGATCATTGTTCTGTACTACTCCCTACACCAGCTTTAGGCTTGGGTCAAGAACTGCTGATGCTCTTACGTAGTCATCACCATTTCACCGGTAGGGATTTAGACATTTGGGTTGATGGTGCAGTCGCCACCGGATGCGATGCTTACCTAGAACTGTTACCCCACTTGCCTGCATCAGTGCAGAACTTTGCCCGCCATCAACCCTTGTTTTGGGATGAACGAGTGCGTCCGCGAGTACGTCGTTTGCAGTCAGAACATCGTGCCACTGTGGGTAAGTCTCCCTGTATTGTGCTGACTGACTCTACATCTGATTTGAAACAATATTGCCAACCTGATACTGGCCCTTGGTTGATTCTCCTGCCCGAAAAAATTGATATAAAAGTTAATAAAAAATATTTTACACCCACTACTATCGAAAGCTATCTTCTTGCCCAGCATAGTGATGGGCCTGGTACTACCCAGCTAATTCATAATTTACGACCCCAGCACGTCGTTTTTGTCCACGGTTCCCCTGCTTATTTGGCAGATTTGACTAGCTTAGAAGAGTTACAAAACCGCTACCATGTGCATTCTCCCGCCGCTGGCACATTAGTAGAATTACTTATTGGCGATACATTTTTGCAACCAGCAGCACCAGAGACTAACTATGAAGGTGAACTCACAGAATTAGGAACGGTAATCACAATTACACTCCCCGATGCCATTACAGCTGATAGTCGCTGGCGGCAGTTTGCTGACACAGGTTTAATCGAAGCCCGTTGGCAAGGCGAAGAACTAGTATTGCGGGGGTTGTCTCAAAGAGAACTGCTCAACCAAAATGGCGATCGCTATACCTTATCTGATGTAGACTGCTGTGGTAACTGCCGACATCAAAGAGGACAAAGGTGTTGGAATCCTGCTTCGCCGTTGTATAACTTTAAGGTAACTCTTGAAGGTTATTGTCCAGCCTTTGAACGTTCACTAAATAATGAGTAA
- a CDS encoding Nif3-like dinuclear metal center hexameric protein yields the protein MKIADLITWFEEWANPAWCESWDNCGWQIEPGVLQERARVLVCLTPTLAVMEEAIALKANLIFAHHPLIFNPLKSLCTGEAIAEMVRLAFTNKIGVYSAHTNFDQVQDGTADVLAQILELQEVTPIVPTLPGLGYGRVGLLKPALKLQELLAAIYTRLAPPHLIFSPTAENQQTISRVAVLGGSGASFIEAVVKTDAQAYLTSDCKFHQFQESRDRGLILIDAGHYATERPACDRLVQKFESFNLDWVQLSHKDEDFRQFFP from the coding sequence ATGAAAATTGCTGATTTAATCACTTGGTTTGAAGAATGGGCAAATCCCGCTTGGTGTGAAAGTTGGGATAATTGTGGCTGGCAAATTGAACCGGGAGTATTGCAGGAAAGAGCAAGGGTATTGGTGTGTTTGACACCAACTTTGGCGGTAATGGAGGAAGCGATCGCTCTCAAGGCTAACTTAATTTTTGCTCATCATCCGTTGATTTTCAACCCCCTGAAGTCGCTATGTACTGGCGAAGCGATCGCCGAAATGGTAAGGTTAGCCTTTACCAACAAAATCGGTGTCTACAGCGCCCACACGAATTTTGACCAAGTACAAGATGGTACAGCTGACGTTTTGGCTCAGATTTTAGAACTCCAGGAAGTCACCCCCATAGTACCAACTCTCCCAGGATTGGGATACGGGCGTGTCGGGCTGCTAAAACCAGCTTTGAAATTACAGGAATTACTCGCCGCTATTTACACCCGACTCGCCCCACCTCATCTAATTTTTTCACCCACTGCTGAAAATCAACAGACGATTTCACGAGTTGCTGTGTTGGGCGGTTCGGGCGCTAGTTTTATTGAAGCAGTAGTGAAAACCGATGCTCAAGCTTATTTAACTTCTGATTGTAAATTTCATCAATTTCAAGAAAGCCGCGATCGCGGTTTAATTTTAATTGATGCTGGACATTATGCCACTGAACGCCCTGCCTGCGATCGTTTGGTGCAAAAATTTGAGTCTTTCAACCTAGACTGGGTGCAATTAAGCCACAAAGATGAGGATTTCCGCCAGTTTTTCCCTTGA
- a CDS encoding YjbQ family protein, producing MTHYQKLLRISTNGKSFHNITAKIEAIVAESGVETGLCTLFLRHTSASLVIQENADPDVLVDLANFMAKLVPESGKYIHDAEGPDDMPAHIRTALTHTSEHIPINRGYLVLGTWQGIYVWEHRQRSHVRELVVHISG from the coding sequence ATGACTCATTATCAAAAACTACTCAGAATTTCTACTAATGGCAAATCTTTTCACAACATCACTGCAAAAATTGAAGCCATAGTTGCAGAATCGGGTGTGGAAACTGGCCTTTGTACTCTATTTTTGCGTCACACTTCAGCTAGTTTAGTCATCCAAGAAAATGCCGACCCTGATGTACTTGTGGATTTAGCTAATTTTATGGCTAAACTTGTACCAGAATCAGGCAAATACATTCATGATGCTGAAGGGCCTGATGATATGCCGGCACACATCCGTACAGCCCTCACCCACACTTCTGAACATATCCCTATTAATCGCGGTTATTTGGTGCTAGGAACTTGGCAAGGAATTTATGTTTGGGAACATCGTCAACGCAGTCATGTAAGAGAGTTGGTTGTCCATATTTCTGGTTAA
- a CDS encoding glycosyl transferase — protein sequence MERPILYVAITNHGFGHATRTASVAATIQKLCPEILLIMVTTAPRWLLESYIEGDFIHRPRAFDLGVIQADSLTMDKEATLTKLLEIQKQQNSLIASEVNFIRQNRVNFILADIPFLTPLFAKKANIPCWMMSNFGWDLIYRDWGGEFIAIADWISDCYSQCDRLFRLPFHESMEAFKNITDVGLTGGSPRYSVDVRSIWGINAPREKTILLTFGGLGLQQIPYDNLGHFPDWQFITFDKSAPDLPNLVKINDQKYRPVDFMPVCGRIVSKPGYGTFSEATRLGVPLVTIPRDDFAEAAFLLEGIVNYNYHQIVTPTEFFQGTWDFLHQPPQQPQKSQPIAKDGNEAIAQAVIKYFQPD from the coding sequence ATGGAACGCCCAATTTTATACGTCGCTATTACTAATCATGGCTTTGGTCATGCCACTCGCACTGCATCGGTTGCAGCCACAATACAAAAGTTGTGTCCAGAAATATTACTAATTATGGTGACTACTGCCCCACGGTGGTTGCTAGAGTCTTACATTGAAGGCGATTTTATTCATCGTCCACGTGCATTTGATTTGGGTGTGATACAAGCAGATAGTTTGACAATGGATAAGGAAGCGACTTTAACAAAGTTGCTGGAAATTCAAAAGCAACAAAATTCTTTGATTGCTTCGGAAGTAAATTTTATCCGCCAAAATCGTGTCAATTTTATCTTGGCAGATATTCCTTTTTTGACTCCTTTGTTTGCTAAAAAAGCAAATATTCCTTGCTGGATGATGAGCAATTTTGGCTGGGATTTGATCTACCGCGATTGGGGTGGTGAATTTATAGCGATCGCTGATTGGATTAGTGATTGTTATTCCCAGTGCGATCGCTTGTTTCGTCTTCCCTTTCACGAAAGCATGGAAGCTTTTAAGAATATCACAGATGTGGGCTTAACAGGTGGTTCACCTCGTTATTCTGTTGATGTACGCTCGATTTGGGGTATAAATGCACCCAGAGAAAAAACTATTTTGCTAACTTTTGGCGGTTTGGGTTTACAACAAATTCCCTATGATAACCTGGGACATTTTCCAGATTGGCAATTCATTACTTTTGATAAATCTGCCCCTGATTTACCTAATTTAGTGAAAATTAATGACCAGAAATACCGTCCTGTGGATTTTATGCCTGTGTGTGGGCGTATTGTTTCTAAACCTGGTTATGGTACTTTTTCGGAAGCTACACGCCTGGGAGTACCTCTGGTGACTATTCCCCGCGATGATTTTGCTGAAGCGGCTTTTCTTTTAGAGGGTATTGTAAATTACAATTACCATCAAATCGTCACCCCAACAGAGTTTTTTCAAGGAACTTGGGATTTTCTTCATCAACCACCCCAACAACCACAAAAATCCCAACCAATTGCTAAGGATGGCAATGAGGCGATCGCTCAGGCTGTTATAAAATATTTCCAGCCCGATTAA